From the bacterium genome, the window GGTTGCGCCGGCGAACTGAGACGCAGCTTCAACTCGCCCGCCCGCGCGGAAAACCGCGCGCCTTCGCGCCCGCGGTCGATCCACCCCGCGCGTGACCACGCGGCCATGTTGCCCAGCGCGAAGTTGCCGAGCGCCGAGAGAGACAGAACCAGTCCCTGCGACTTGCGGTCCTCGGTCAGCAGGCAAAGACCGGCGGCGATGGCATCGCGGGGGTTTCGTATCCGCGCCGGTCGGCCGTCGATGATGATCTCGCCGGCTGTCATCGGATCGGCGCCGAAGACCAGCCGCGCCAATTCGCTGCGTCCGGCGCCGACCAGGCCGCCCAGCCCCAGCACTTCGCCGCGACGGACCGCAAACGAGATGTCGGAGACGCGCGCGCCGGTCAGGCGGCGCACCTCCAGCGCAATCTCTCCCGGATGCGAGTCACGCGGCGGGAACTCCTCGGCCAGCGACAGCCCGACCATCATCTCAATCAACGTGTCGCGATCCAGCGCGGCGGTGTCGCGCGACGGCACGGTCTGGCCGTCGCGCATGACGGTGACCCGATCGGAGAATGCGAGGATTTCCTCGAGCCGGTGACTGATGAAGATGATGCCGATGCCGCGCGCGGCCAGCTCGCGCAGGATGCCGGCCAGACGGCCCGCCTCATGTGGCGAGAGCGATGCCGTCGGCTCATCGAGGATGAGAATGCGGGCCTCGCGGATCAACGCGCGCCCGATCTCCACCAGCTGCTGATGCCCGATGCTCAGATCGCGCACCGGGGTCTCCAATGGCAGTTCGACGCCCAGCCGGTCGAGCACCGAACGGGCCAGCGCGCGTTCAGCGGCGGCATCGATGAAGCCGCGGCGCGGGGATTCCCGTCCCAGCAACAGGTTCTCGCGCACCGTGAGCGCGGGAACCAGTGAGAATTCCTGATAGATGGTGGCGATGCCGGCGGCGATGGCGTCGCCGGGGCGCCGGAATTGAATCGGGCGGCCCTCCAGCCGAATCTCCCCGGCGTCGGCGCTCTGCACACCGGTGATGATCTTGACCAACGTGCTCTTGCCGGCGCCGTTGGCGCCGAGGAGGGCGTGGATTTCCCCCGCGCGCAATTCAAACCCGGCGCCCCGCAGCGCGACCACGCCGGGGAAGGCCTTGTGGATGCCGGTGGCGCACAGGAGCGGCGCGCCGCTGTCAGCGATGGAGGATGAGCCCGTATATGCCTCGCGTGGCCGGCGCTACGACGCGCTGGCGGCGGTGAACAGATCGCAGGGCACCAGAACCTGCGGCGCGACGGCGGCGCCGGAGAAGTAGGCCCGGACCGCCTCGATGGTCTTCTGCCCGATCACGCGCGGCCGCTGGATCACATCGGCAACGATCTTGCCGGCCTGGATCGCCGCGCGCGCCTCGGGGACGGCATCGAAGCCGACCACACGCACACTGCCGAGTTTGCCCGCCTTTTCGATGGCCGCCAACGCGCCCAGGGCCGAATCGTCATTGATGCCAAAGATCCCATTCAGATCGGGATGCGCCTGCAGGATATCCTCGGTGGTTTTCATCGCCTGGTCTTTCATGCCGCGACCGGAGAGCTTGGCGACGATGCGCATGCCGGGATGTTTGGCCAGTTCCTCCTCGAAACCGCGCACGCGCTGGATGACCGACTCGACTTCGGGATGGTCGATGATCGCCACGTTCCCATGGCCGCCGAGCGCCTGCGCCAGCGCCTGAGCGGCCAACGCGCCGCCGGCGACGTTGTCGGAGGCCACATGTGAGACGATCCGCACACCCTCGGCGAGGCAGGCGATGTCGGCGGTGAAGACCGGAATGCCGGCGTCGTTGGCGGCCTTGACCGCGGTGCCGATCGATTTGGAGTCGCACGGCGCCACGATGATGGCGTCGACCTTGCGCACGATGAACTCGCCCAATTGATCCTTCTGGCGCGCGACATCGAACTCGCCGGCGGTGACAATCAGCGTGTAACCCGCCGCCGCGGCCGCGTCGGTCAAGCCCGCTTCGAGTTCCTGATAGAACGGATGAGTGCGGGTCAGAAGCGAGACGCCGATGGTGAAGTCCTTCTTCGCTTGCGACGACGGTTCGGGACCGCTTTTCCCGCAGCCGAGCACCAGGACGACCGCCACAACGGCCGTCAGCAGACCGGAGACCAATGCGCGCATTCTGTTCCTCCGTGATGGGGCGTCCGTCTGCCCGCGCAGACGAAGTATTCAGGCCAGGGAAACTAACTCACCTGCCGGGGTGTTTCAAGCGGCGGTTCAGCGGACGCGTGGGAAAAGCGCGCTGGCGGGCCCCGCTGGAGCGCGCCGCGGGTCTGGTGGTCACAACGACGCGGCTCTGTCAAGACCGGAACGCGGCGTCCGTGCGGAGAAGAAAAGTCGGGATTGAACCCGCCGCCGCGTTGGCGTAGTATGCGGGGCGGTCGCGACGCCGAACGACGGCGCGCGCAGACGCCCGATCCGGTATGGAATGCCAATTCCCCAAGCAAGCTGCATCGCTGGAGTCCATCTTCGAATTTGTCAGCGAATTGGCCAACCGGCACGGCGTATCCGCCGACATCACCCGCGAGATGCAATTCGCCATCGAAGAGATCTTCACCAACATGGTGCGATACAACACCGAAACGCACAACGATGTGACGATCGATGCCGACGTGGCCGACGGCGTCTTCCGTGTGACGCTGGCCGACCGCGACGTGCACTCCTTCGACCCAACGCAGCGTCCGCCGGTGGACACCGAGCGCCCCCCGCACGAACGCACACCCGGCGGCTTGGGAATTCATCTGGTGCGGCAGATGATGGATGATGTCCGTTACGAGTATGTCGACCGCACCGCGCGCATCACATTGATCAAACGTCTGGAGACCTGACCATGCTCAAGGTTGAACTGGCCGACAAATCCACCATCGTGCTTACCGGTCGATTCGACGCCTCCCAGGTGTCGCAGGCCGACCCGGTCTTCGACAGTCTGGAGGGCAACAGCGTGCTGGACTGCCGGGGCCTGGACTACATCTCCAGCGCTGGCATCGGCGTGGTTCTCGGCGCCTACAAACGATTGCACGAACAGGGGCACACCCTGACCATGATCAATGTCAACGACCACATCCGTCAGGTCTTCCGCTATGCGGGCCTGGACAAGATCATCAAGATGTAAGGTTGGCTTTGCCGGAGGCGTCATCTGGTCCGCGGCGCGGCTCCAATCTCCCTTGCCCCAACCCTGATTTCCTGCTATCCTGAGTTTCACTTGGCTCCGCCGATCCGCCATGAGGCCCCGCGTTGGCTGAGCGTCTAATGCTTTAAATGACAAGAGGTTAATGCTCGACCGATGATTCGAGTTGCTGAGACCGGATAAAAACAATCGCTTTTGACCAACCTTGCGATCGGATGGCTGTCATTATGTCGACGTTCGATGACCAGGCACTGGTGAGAAAGTGCCTTGCCGGCGAAACGGAGGCGTTCGGGGAATTGATCGATCGTCACCAACGGGCGCTGTTCAACACGGCCCTGCGGATGACGGGTGACAGCGAAGAAGCCGCCGACCTGACGCAGAGCGCCTTTGTCAAGGCCTACGAGAAGTTGGACAGTTATCGACCCGAGCACAAGTTCTTCAGCTGGATTTATCGGATTCTGGTGAACGAAACCATCAACGCGCTCAAACAGAGGAGACAACAGCAGGGATTGGACATGGAACCGGAATCGTCGGACCCGACGCCGGATGAACTGCACGAGACCAATGTCCGCAATCTTCGCATCGAGACGGCCCTGCGCGAGTTGTCCTTCGACTACCGGTTGGTGATTGTGTTGCGCTACTTCAACGATATGAGCTACCAGGAGATGAGCGAGATTCTCGCCGTGCCGGAGAAGACGGTCAAGTCGCGGCTTTACACGGCGCGTCAGAATCTGGCAACGATCCTGGGACGGATGGGAGTGGTGACGCCGTGATCGAAGAACGTCTCCTGCATCTGATTCACCGGGCGGCCGACAACGCGCTGTCCGAGCGCGAGCGGACCGAACTCGACCGCCGTCTGCAGGACTCACCCGAGGCGCGCCGGCTGTACGAACAGATTCTCGGATTGAAGGATCTGGCATCGGCGGTGCCATCGGTGGA encodes:
- a CDS encoding sugar ABC transporter ATP-binding protein; amino-acid sequence: MVALRGAGFELRAGEIHALLGANGAGKSTLVKIITGVQSADAGEIRLEGRPIQFRRPGDAIAAGIATIYQEFSLVPALTVRENLLLGRESPRRGFIDAAAERALARSVLDRLGVELPLETPVRDLSIGHQQLVEIGRALIREARILILDEPTASLSPHEAGRLAGILRELAARGIGIIFISHRLEEILAFSDRVTVMRDGQTVPSRDTAALDRDTLIEMMVGLSLAEEFPPRDSHPGEIALEVRRLTGARVSDISFAVRRGEVLGLGGLVGAGRSELARLVFGADPMTAGEIIIDGRPARIRNPRDAIAAGLCLLTEDRKSQGLVLSLSALGNFALGNMAAWSRAGWIDRGREGARFSARAGELKLRLSSPAQPARDLSGGNQQKLLVARWLETNARVLIFDEPTRGIDVGAKHEMYLLIRRLAAQGKAIVVISSEFPELLGLCDRILVMRRGQIAGEIVNTETASAETIMALAV
- a CDS encoding substrate-binding domain-containing protein, which codes for MRALVSGLLTAVVAVVLVLGCGKSGPEPSSQAKKDFTIGVSLLTRTHPFYQELEAGLTDAAAAAGYTLIVTAGEFDVARQKDQLGEFIVRKVDAIIVAPCDSKSIGTAVKAANDAGIPVFTADIACLAEGVRIVSHVASDNVAGGALAAQALAQALGGHGNVAIIDHPEVESVIQRVRGFEEELAKHPGMRIVAKLSGRGMKDQAMKTTEDILQAHPDLNGIFGINDDSALGALAAIEKAGKLGSVRVVGFDAVPEARAAIQAGKIVADVIQRPRVIGQKTIEAVRAYFSGAAVAPQVLVPCDLFTAASAS
- a CDS encoding ATP-binding protein codes for the protein MECQFPKQAASLESIFEFVSELANRHGVSADITREMQFAIEEIFTNMVRYNTETHNDVTIDADVADGVFRVTLADRDVHSFDPTQRPPVDTERPPHERTPGGLGIHLVRQMMDDVRYEYVDRTARITLIKRLET
- a CDS encoding STAS domain-containing protein, with translation MLKVELADKSTIVLTGRFDASQVSQADPVFDSLEGNSVLDCRGLDYISSAGIGVVLGAYKRLHEQGHTLTMINVNDHIRQVFRYAGLDKIIKM
- a CDS encoding sigma-70 family RNA polymerase sigma factor, translated to MSTFDDQALVRKCLAGETEAFGELIDRHQRALFNTALRMTGDSEEAADLTQSAFVKAYEKLDSYRPEHKFFSWIYRILVNETINALKQRRQQQGLDMEPESSDPTPDELHETNVRNLRIETALRELSFDYRLVIVLRYFNDMSYQEMSEILAVPEKTVKSRLYTARQNLATILGRMGVVTP